A stretch of DNA from Lotus japonicus ecotype B-129 chromosome 4, LjGifu_v1.2:
CTCGTAGTCCCTGATGTTGCAAAACGTCAATCATGTTGGTCCCTAGCTTGGCTCCCGTTAGTGAATGTTAACGGGAAGGgtgatttggcacgttaagtgcCTATGTGGACTTTCCACGTGGATTTAAATATTGgaattttttagaaaaatttaaaaacttcaatttagtccctgaccAAATTCCCCAAATCAGAAAAGTTTTAACctctccatcatcttcttcctacTCATCTTCTTACCAAGAAAAAATAACTGAAGTTCAATGACTTCAGAAGAAACCCAGATGAAAATAGAATTTGGGGGTGGAGACTTACATAGACAAGTTGTTAAAAGGTCAAGTTTTTTCCTTTTACTTGCTCGGTGGATGTTTGATAATGACCAAAGATATAATTTTCTTTCcttatcttcatcttccaattcttcttccatattCTCCTGCTTCTGTGACTTTACAAAAACCCCAATAGATTccagaaaataaaaaacctaaagaGAGAAGGAGAGAACGACAAACACCATGAGATCTACACTTATGCTACCCTTCCTTTCAGATATGAAAAGGGTTGTTTGTAAATTGGGGTTTCCTTTTCTGCATTTTCACTATTTAAAGTTTCAATcttctttgatttttccttttgtgTTTGCAGCGTTTTTTGGGTTGTGAGATCTCTTGGTGGGTTTGTAGGTTGTGGATTTTTTGGTTTTCAGGGTTAGGAAGGGAGTTGATTCTTTGATGGTGGCTAGTGATGGTTACAAAAAGAAGATCTTATTGGAAGGTGGATTGATGCTCATGGTGGGGAGGGTTTGGTTGTGCGTAGGGGTGATTTTGATAAAAAGCTCAAGCTTTTTTCTGGGTAAGATAataaggaggaagaagatgatggagaggttgAAGCTTTTCTGATTTAGGGATTTTGgccagggactaaattgaagtttttaaattttcccaaaaaattTCTCAATATTTAAATCCACATGGAAAGTCCACATAGAcacttaacgtgccaaatcacCCTTCCCGTTAACGTTCACTAACGGGAGCTAAGCCAGGGACCAACGTGATTGACGTTTTGCAACATCAGGGACTACGGGCGATATTTTCATAGAATAAGGACTAAAATGCCCGACACCTATAActttagggacgaaagtgaccatttacccgAATCTTGTTGGCCCTCAATTGAAGTTTCACGTGCCCGAAACTTGAAATGTTTATCATGTTGATTTGTTCAGTTGAAAATTGacgttttttcttttcaatgttTATTGGCTTCTTGCCGTCCAGATTTGGTGTCCTTGTTTATTTCGTTTTGATTTTTAACGATACAAAATGAAACACGAGTCAATTTAGTTGGCTCTTTCCTTTCATCACGGCCTCTGTCACCTCCagcttatatattttatttgataaattatCAGATTTTACCTCTTTAATTAAGGAAAGAGTAATTCCAAACTTTATAAAATAGAACATAAATTAgacttgtaatttttttttcgaatacaagaggaagaggaagaggaagaggaagaggaagaggactTGTCATTTTGTTATAATCTTTAAGCACCAAAATGAATATTTGAGAGATCATAAAAAGAATATTAATCATGTCAAGTTTTACTATGTCATCATTGATTTTTATGcctttattaattaaaaaaattaaaccatatgataagaaaaataaaaatctccaaaagataattcaagtggtaagagttacagacataagggttgagtgAGATAAAGGGTGAATGATCCAGAGTTCAAAACCTgaggaggactaatttactaacatgtctaacaactaacatttttctataaaataaataagaaaaataaaaattcttcCTTATTCTCTTTGCCTTCGATTTTTGTTGTTCTTCCTTATACTTCTAGGAATTGCTCTTTAGGGCTTCAAAGTACTATATCACATGTGCACGAGTTGAATTACTAGTTGTGTCAATTCTTAAGGGCAAAATCAGCTTTTAGGATTTTCATTAGAGTCTGTTTGAAATTTCTTTCAGTGTAATGATTCTCATCATGACACGACTTTCTACTCTACTATATTTGTAACATTCTTTTTTCACGGCGGGTTCTTCATTCATGGTCAATTCAGAATTAAGTACGTGTTTGGAAACTCAAGAAACTTATGAGTTTGAAGGAGAagttattatattaaaaaataatagtaaCGTTGTGAATGAAGAAGTGATTCTTAGAGGATTTATAGTGTACCATAACAAAATATTCACACATGCATTAGTTGGTTTAACAACATATATGTGGACCAGACACCACATTTTTCACCTAAAAATGTCTTTGGGTCCTCACACTTATATCACAACAATCTTCTCTtcaagtgtgagtccatctCAATAGAAAGTTGGGCTTGTACTCAAGCGGAATCTCAAAGGCCGTCATTCTGGGCTTGTGCTCCTAAGTTTCAGAGGCTCATGACCCATAGTCAAACAACAATTTGCTCTCATACCACGATTGTGCCCAAATTAAAGGAGATGATTAAAATTGGGGGGGCATAAAACTCCACATTTGTTTAAAGAGCAAACCATAAGTGAATTGGACACCACAACTTTCACCCAAAATCTTAAGGTATTAGGTGTATGagtcctctcacttataaagtgctcaAACTTGTCATTATCTTCCAATGTGAGTGAAACTTACTCATACTCGATATCACAACCGTTTTTCCCATCATTCTTCATTCACAATTAAAATACTGATGTTGAAAAACATAAAAGATGATGGTATGCTAATCATGTGGTCTAGAAGAGAGTGAAGGGTGCAAGAAGCAAATAAGTggtttttattcttttatttgaAATATCCCTTACACACAAGAAAACACAACAAGAACAAAGGTAGAACCAGGCTTGATCTCATGGAAGCATTTAAAGTTAATCTATAAGAAATTGTGAACAGTATGGGAAATCAATGGAGGAACTTTTGATTGGATATAAAGGCGCTCAAACTTGTTTTTATCTTCAAataccaatgtgagacttactcaTACTTGATATGACAACAATTTTTCCATCATTCTTCATTCACAATTAAAATGTTGAAGTTGAAAAACATAACAGATGTTAGTATGCTAATTTCGTGGGTCTAGAAGAGAGTGAAGGGTGCAAGAAGCAAATAAGTggtttttattcttttatttgaAATATCCCTTACACACAAGAAAACACAACAAGAACAAAGGTTGAACCAGGCTTGATCTCATGGAAGCATTTAAATTTCATCTATAAGAAATTGTGAAGGCTCTAGGAAATCAATGGAGGAACTTTTGATTGGATATGAAGGCGCCATCGCTATGCCACAGAGACCTCGCTTATCAGATATGTCCCTTTTCATTCTTATGTAACCTTCTTCCCCCCATTTGGCTCCCCATGAGTTTTTCACTATCCAATATTTGGTTCCATATTGAGTTGCTCCATATCCCACAATTGCTACTCCATGATTCAATTGAGTGCCACAGTCCACTCCGCCTCCCATAAATACTCCCTGAAATTAtagtatgtttggatcagcttatcTTTTCTCAGAAGTCAGAATCGATTATGTCAATTCGAAACTACTAATAAAAGTTTCTCCTCATAATTTATTTTGGTTTTAAAATTAGTTGTAGAAattttttcaaacatgcacttatttgtatttttttctacTAAGAATCATGTGTTTGATGGTGATTACAAACTAATCAATAAAATTTCCAATGAAGAGGTGAATTAGAATTAGACGCTAACCTCTGAGTATAACTGCATATCAACCCCTGCTTCAACTGCTACAGATACAGGTTGGTTTGCAGCTGCTAGGAGCAATGCAGTCTCATTATTCTCTGGAACATTCTCATAGCCATCAATTGACACTGCTGGTTCATTCTCCTGCATTATAAATGGTTTATGACTTGATGCATCTTTAATTATTTTCCCAAcacttaattaattaaatttgattAGTACATGATGCACAATATATAGCACCTTCTGTACATTACAGGTTCCATTTGTTGCTGTATAAGGGTAAATACTTTCGGTTGTTATGCCATTTTGCTTGATGAAGTCGAACGCATTATTCATGTACCCACCATTGCATCCATTATTGTGTTCAATGTCACAATCTACTAGCTCTTGCTCAGACAATGACACTAGCTTTTGTGTCTTGATTTGGTTAATACCTTCAACAGCAGCTACGGCTGAAAACGCCCAGCAACTACCTGCACAAGACGCACAagatattaaaaaacaaatgaagCTGATTCAAAACAACAATTAACAAAGTAAAATTGCAACAGTGACTGTTTTTTGCTTACTGCAGTCTCTTTGATCCTTTATAGCAGTGACAGCCCCTTTCTTCCTCCAATCTATAGAAGGAGGAACACTATCAACATTCTCATACATGAAGGTTCCCTTCCCATGTGGTGTGCCGCGTAACATTTTGTGATGATCAATCTTGGAGGAAGCATAGATGCTTCTGAATTCATGGTTGGTCATGTCAGCAAATTTGTTCAACTCGAGCTTGTAAGGCATGTCCAATTTATTGGTGTCATGGACATGCATCACATTGGCTTTGAACACATTGAAGCGCTTGCGCTTCTCGTCTAGGCTTCGAGAAACCGTGTGGACGCTTCTCCATCTTTCATACAAATCCCACAAGCTTTCTTCAGATTCCAAATCCTTCTCATTGAAATCAAAGCTCTCTGCCACACTGAGAAACAGAGCAAGGGATAGCAGAGCAAACCAGAAGAGGTTCTTTGTTCCCATGTTACTTAGCTAGTTTGGATAATGgatatgaatatgaatatgatCAATTGAATGGATGGTGCTGAGAACAGAAAGCCTTTGAATGCTTTTATAGAGAAATGAAAAGGCACtaggaggaagaaaataattaatttaaataaattaagtttacATGTTCCTTATAGGCATCATCAATGGATAATGATGAAAAATTATCTTCCACCTATACGGTACGGTACCGGTACAGATATGGGTACGAAGTAAGTAcgacatttataaaaaaattaaggttACTCTAGCGTATATATATGAGGAGAGTTCAACTCACGCCCTTTCGAGTTGTACACCGTTACACTAATTCTTTATCCTTTTAActttatttgaaattttgaatccAACACACCTTACATGTTATAGTTAATAAAACACGTGATGACTCCTAAACACGTGAAAGGATGGTGATCAAATGATTTTTTGATCTTATTAATTAATCTTTGACCTAGACATATATCAATTTTTCTCCATCTTAAAATTCAAACACTTATAACCAAGGAAGTGTTGGAACCGTCTCAGAATAATCACTCAAGTTGTAAGAACTAGTTGACATATGAGTTGAGAGGGGAGGTCTATGTATCAACTATTTGTAGggttgtaatttatcttttcgatataAGAAAAAGGAAGTGCTGGAACATGGAACCTGGATCATATGCACGTACAATTTGTCTTCAAAAGCATTTGCTTTTTGGGTACTAAATtaccaacaatgatatatacacaactcattttttaaacactttatttctacctctttttgtttctatctctctcctcttatcatctatcaaatctcatactttctatctcttactttttcttttcttattatctctctcctcattccacctcaaatgagaggtgtgtaag
This window harbors:
- the LOC130710022 gene encoding vignain-like, with the protein product MGTKNLFWFALLSLALFLSVAESFDFNEKDLESEESLWDLYERWRSVHTVSRSLDEKRKRFNVFKANVMHVHDTNKLDMPYKLELNKFADMTNHEFRSIYASSKIDHHKMLRGTPHGKGTFMYENVDSVPPSIDWRKKGAVTAIKDQRDCSSCWAFSAVAAVEGINQIKTQKLVSLSEQELVDCDIEHNNGCNGGYMNNAFDFIKQNGITTESIYPYTATNGTCNVQKENEPAVSIDGYENVPENNETALLLAAANQPVSVAVEAGVDMQLYSEGVFMGGGVDCGTQLNHGVAIVGYGATQYGTKYWIVKNSWGAKWGEEGYIRMKRDISDKRGLCGIAMAPSYPIKSSSIDFLEPSQFLIDEI